In one Echinicola marina genomic region, the following are encoded:
- a CDS encoding UvrD-helicase domain-containing protein has translation MDQKPFIIYKSSAGSGKTYTLTLEYLKLALVNETAFKSILAVTFTNKATQEMKSRILEELARLKIEVNPTEFLDQELMKHLGTDAQELQVRAGKVLSAILHDYAQFSVSTIDSFFQKVVRAFAREIDLQAKFDIALDQEAVLEQVVDRVVQNVLEDQYLHKWLVDYALTQIQNGKSWDIRANIKSLGREIFTENFKQYQQFIREFLSNEENIEAFKKYLEQRRKEIVDNALALKRQANELRQQFGLEWSDFSRGFASKFDKLGIKEEPVPELTGPQKELVHDESKWATKSSKLRDTIFSAYYAGLGEMWGKLIPMRAEWLTFEAINKNFYAYGLFRNLLDELRDFKDEENLLMISDANDFLKEITKENDAPFIYEKVGNQYRHFLIDEFQDTSSFQWESFKPLLENSLAQGNKNLLVGDVKQSIYRWRGGDMKLLLEKVEEDIGDRQISVKNLDTNYRSLPNIVDFNNALFKLLPEQLQLSFSKQVGLDGGDILVKAYEDVAQKVSGRKSSVTYKGKVRMEFLEESRHEELKFKDKVVERLPEMVMQLQDKGYEPKDIAFLVRRKSEGAMIADALMAYKSENPALNYNFEVVSDESMFLDRAATVKALVAGLQFLLDPEDKVPFQTMWFYWSSLHQKEIGHDIFGDKAHPVWLEEKIKAFISKQALLSQLPLFEMVEELIVLLDFYELKEELAYVSGFKEAVYDYVLNSRADLVGFLSWWEENSTKRTVKIPEGHNAMSIMTIHKSKGLQFKVVLMPFLSWEIVDFKKDNIIWSPFKDSAHNMQAIIPLTMRKELAESVFQPIHEEEVTMSYLDTLNMIYVALTRAEEVLWTLSPYKALKTAPSLNPIENNIKLIFENGRLRTEKEDLTTFYDSEKKLFDWGEWPEEAKDIENVQYSPTTQFSWKYRDWSELLKVKTNAVDFSEEGLKHRQKRNFGLLIHELLEQSRNKKEAFSFLQSYYFEGRLDKNEMLMVEEQLENLFSNKVFNDWFEGPGEMLTEQGIILPGGMQKRPDRVILLEDKAIVVDFKTGEEKEQYFKQVKGYIALLEELGHKMVKGYLCYLETGKIIEVK, from the coding sequence ATGGATCAAAAGCCATTTATTATATATAAGTCCTCGGCAGGTTCGGGTAAAACCTATACCCTGACCTTGGAATATTTGAAGCTAGCTTTGGTGAATGAAACAGCCTTTAAGTCTATTTTGGCTGTGACGTTCACGAATAAGGCTACCCAAGAAATGAAAAGTAGGATTTTAGAAGAACTTGCCCGACTAAAAATCGAGGTGAATCCTACCGAGTTTTTGGATCAAGAGCTGATGAAACATTTGGGTACAGATGCCCAGGAGCTGCAAGTAAGGGCTGGAAAAGTACTCAGCGCTATTTTGCATGACTATGCCCAGTTTTCGGTCAGTACCATTGATAGCTTTTTCCAAAAGGTAGTTCGGGCTTTTGCAAGGGAAATAGACTTGCAGGCCAAATTTGATATTGCCCTTGATCAAGAGGCCGTTTTGGAGCAGGTGGTGGATAGGGTAGTTCAAAATGTGCTGGAAGATCAGTACTTACATAAATGGTTGGTGGATTATGCTTTGACTCAGATTCAGAATGGTAAATCTTGGGATATCAGGGCTAATATCAAGTCATTGGGCAGGGAAATATTCACGGAAAATTTTAAACAATACCAGCAGTTTATTAGGGAGTTTCTGTCTAATGAAGAAAATATAGAAGCTTTTAAGAAGTATTTAGAGCAGAGGAGAAAGGAGATTGTTGATAATGCCCTGGCATTAAAGAGACAGGCCAATGAGCTCAGGCAGCAGTTTGGGCTAGAATGGTCTGACTTTTCCAGAGGATTTGCCAGTAAATTCGACAAGCTAGGTATAAAAGAAGAGCCTGTTCCAGAGCTTACAGGCCCCCAAAAAGAGCTGGTCCATGATGAATCCAAATGGGCTACCAAGAGTAGTAAGCTGAGGGATACCATATTTTCCGCTTATTATGCTGGTTTGGGAGAAATGTGGGGTAAATTGATTCCAATGCGGGCTGAATGGCTAACTTTTGAAGCCATCAATAAAAACTTTTATGCCTATGGTTTATTTAGGAACCTGTTGGATGAATTAAGGGATTTCAAGGACGAAGAAAACCTTTTGATGATTTCTGATGCTAATGATTTTCTAAAAGAGATTACCAAAGAGAATGATGCGCCATTTATATATGAAAAAGTAGGCAATCAATATCGTCATTTTTTGATAGATGAATTTCAGGATACTTCAAGTTTTCAGTGGGAAAGCTTTAAACCACTATTAGAGAATTCACTTGCCCAAGGAAATAAAAACCTTTTGGTTGGAGATGTGAAGCAGTCAATATATAGGTGGCGCGGGGGAGATATGAAATTATTGTTGGAAAAAGTGGAGGAAGATATTGGGGACAGGCAAATATCAGTCAAAAACCTGGATACCAATTACCGGAGTTTACCGAATATTGTTGATTTCAATAATGCATTATTTAAGTTATTGCCTGAGCAATTACAGTTGAGTTTTTCAAAACAGGTAGGTTTGGATGGCGGAGATATCCTCGTTAAAGCCTATGAAGATGTTGCCCAGAAGGTTTCAGGGAGAAAATCAAGTGTGACCTATAAAGGAAAAGTGCGCATGGAGTTTTTGGAAGAAAGCAGGCATGAGGAGCTTAAATTCAAAGACAAAGTGGTTGAAAGGCTTCCTGAAATGGTTATGCAACTTCAGGATAAAGGGTATGAACCAAAGGACATTGCTTTTTTGGTCAGGAGAAAAAGTGAGGGGGCTATGATTGCTGATGCGCTTATGGCCTATAAATCAGAAAATCCTGCACTCAATTATAATTTCGAGGTGGTTTCAGATGAGTCCATGTTTCTGGACAGGGCGGCCACTGTGAAAGCCTTGGTTGCAGGTTTACAGTTTCTATTAGATCCAGAGGATAAGGTGCCTTTTCAAACCATGTGGTTCTATTGGAGCAGTTTGCACCAAAAGGAAATAGGCCATGATATTTTTGGTGATAAGGCACATCCAGTTTGGCTGGAAGAGAAAATAAAAGCATTTATATCAAAACAAGCTTTACTAAGTCAGTTGCCATTATTTGAAATGGTGGAGGAACTGATTGTATTGCTAGATTTTTATGAATTGAAAGAAGAGTTGGCCTATGTCTCCGGTTTCAAAGAAGCAGTATATGATTATGTGCTCAATAGTCGAGCTGATTTAGTAGGTTTTCTTTCTTGGTGGGAGGAGAACAGCACCAAACGAACCGTCAAGATTCCCGAGGGGCACAATGCCATGTCCATAATGACCATTCACAAATCCAAAGGTCTTCAGTTTAAGGTTGTACTAATGCCATTTTTGAGTTGGGAAATAGTGGATTTTAAAAAGGACAATATCATTTGGTCTCCATTTAAGGATTCAGCTCATAATATGCAGGCTATTATTCCCCTGACTATGAGGAAAGAATTGGCTGAATCTGTTTTTCAGCCTATTCATGAGGAGGAGGTAACCATGTCTTATTTGGATACCCTGAACATGATTTATGTGGCATTGACCAGGGCAGAAGAGGTGCTGTGGACCTTAAGTCCATATAAGGCGCTTAAAACTGCTCCTTCTTTAAATCCGATAGAAAACAATATAAAGCTCATCTTCGAAAATGGTCGATTAAGGACTGAAAAGGAAGATTTGACGACGTTTTATGATTCGGAGAAAAAGCTTTTTGATTGGGGGGAATGGCCGGAAGAAGCAAAGGATATTGAGAATGTTCAGTATTCCCCAACTACGCAATTTTCTTGGAAATATAGAGATTGGTCTGAGTTGTTGAAGGTGAAAACCAATGCGGTTGATTTTAGTGAGGAGGGATTGAAACACAGACAAAAAAGAAATTTCGGATTATTGATCCATGAGTTATTGGAGCAATCAAGGAATAAAAAGGAAGCCTTTAGCTTTTTGCAGTCCTATTATTTTGAGGGGAGACTGGATAAGAATGAAATGTTGATGGTAGAGGAGCAACTAGAAAACCTGTTTTCCAATAAGGTTTTTAATGATTGGTTTGAAGGCCCCGGAGAAATGCTGACGGAGCAAGGCATCATTTTGCCTGGAGGTATGCAAAAGCGACCTGACAGGGTGATTTTGTTAGAAGATAAGGCCATAGTAGTGGATTTTAAGACGGGAGAGGAAAAGGAACAATATTTCAAACAGGTGAAAGGCTATATAGCATTGCTAGAGGAATTGGGCCATAAAATGGTTAAAGGCTATTTATGTTATTTGGAAACAGGGAAAATAATTGAAGTAAAGTGA
- a CDS encoding YdcF family protein, which yields MPLTIVIGLFILAYLFRRKALGKTFLLSGLILTLFFSNQFISNAVMNAWEPDFERIADLPTYELGIVLTGVTNLDKTVYDRTFFNKGADRATQAMQLYKMGKIKHILITGGQGLNPTNPNTEAELLADFMMIAGVPPEDITIENKAVNTRQNASFTKDLIKKSGIDIEKEHLLITSAFHMARAKACFDKVGLNTKAFPVDYYSHDMKLTFKSLLTPSPEGFVIWHKLFKEWIGLIVYKLVGYI from the coding sequence ATGCCGCTTACCATAGTGATAGGCCTATTTATCCTTGCCTATTTATTTAGAAGAAAAGCATTGGGCAAAACATTTTTATTATCAGGACTTATCTTAACGCTTTTCTTTTCCAATCAATTTATATCCAATGCAGTCATGAATGCTTGGGAGCCTGATTTTGAACGAATAGCTGACTTGCCAACATACGAACTAGGAATCGTACTTACAGGTGTAACCAATCTGGACAAGACCGTTTATGATAGGACTTTTTTCAATAAGGGAGCTGACAGGGCAACCCAAGCCATGCAACTCTATAAAATGGGTAAAATAAAACACATACTCATCACTGGTGGACAAGGCCTCAACCCCACCAATCCCAATACAGAAGCAGAACTCCTGGCCGACTTTATGATGATAGCCGGTGTTCCTCCTGAAGACATCACCATAGAAAACAAAGCTGTCAATACACGTCAAAATGCCTCATTTACAAAAGACCTAATAAAAAAATCAGGTATTGATATTGAAAAAGAACACTTACTGATCACTTCCGCATTTCATATGGCCAGAGCCAAAGCATGTTTTGATAAAGTGGGCCTTAATACCAAAGCTTTCCCAGTGGATTACTATTCTCATGACATGAAATTAACCTTCAAATCACTGCTTACACCGTCTCCAGAAGGATTTGTAATTTGGCATAAGCTATTTAAAGAATGGATTGGACTGATAGTATACAAACTGGTGGGCTATATATAA
- a CDS encoding CBS domain-containing protein yields MVKSFQGVRLAEPKKSPAQAVLVQDHMSTNLVTFHPDDPIDYVIEILTQKKISGAPVVDDFQNLVGVVSEVDCLKEIIKGKYNNSPRIAGKVREHMSKDVITMDPELTIFDAAHKFLELKIRRFPVLKEGKLIGQISLSDIIRAIPKLKSTTW; encoded by the coding sequence ATGGTAAAAAGCTTTCAAGGAGTCAGGCTAGCCGAGCCCAAGAAATCCCCAGCACAAGCAGTGTTGGTACAAGATCATATGAGCACAAATCTAGTCACCTTTCATCCTGATGATCCTATTGATTATGTCATAGAAATACTCACCCAAAAGAAAATATCTGGAGCTCCAGTAGTGGATGATTTCCAGAATCTTGTTGGAGTAGTATCAGAAGTGGATTGTTTAAAAGAGATCATTAAGGGAAAATACAATAATTCACCAAGGATCGCTGGAAAAGTCAGGGAGCATATGAGCAAAGATGTAATTACGATGGATCCTGAACTCACCATTTTTGATGCTGCCCATAAGTTTCTTGAACTTAAAATCAGAAGGTTCCCTGTCTTAAAAGAGGGTAAGCTGATTGGGCAAATAAGTCTGAGCGACATCATTAGGGCTATCCCAAAACTCAAGTCCACAACTTGGTAG
- a CDS encoding copper homeostasis protein CutC produces the protein MSSLILEAPVFTVEAALKAAEYGIDRLELCADFLEGGETPSAGTLKLIKEKVDIPVFVMIRPRGGDFVYTSEELEVMKEDIKVLKGLGADGFVFGVLTPLGEVNIGACEQLIEATGGLPCTFHRAFDASRNLEKSLEAVIECGFRRILTSGGKNTVSEGMEMINRLIKKAGNRIVIMPGGGMKPDLVAPLSASGNLKEIHASCKVWRNSFSEYWNKDLVLSSVPKYQDRVLSVSKEEVDKFLKVIK, from the coding sequence ATGTCTTCGTTGATTTTAGAAGCTCCGGTTTTTACTGTGGAGGCAGCCCTGAAAGCTGCCGAATATGGTATTGACAGGTTGGAATTATGTGCTGATTTTCTGGAAGGAGGGGAGACTCCCAGTGCAGGTACCTTGAAACTTATCAAGGAAAAGGTCGATATCCCTGTTTTTGTCATGATCAGGCCCCGTGGTGGGGATTTCGTTTATACCAGTGAGGAGCTTGAAGTGATGAAAGAAGATATTAAAGTACTCAAGGGGCTAGGTGCTGATGGATTTGTGTTTGGTGTTTTGACTCCTTTGGGAGAAGTAAATATTGGAGCTTGCGAGCAATTGATAGAGGCTACGGGAGGATTACCTTGTACTTTCCATAGGGCTTTTGATGCATCAAGGAACTTGGAAAAATCATTGGAAGCGGTCATTGAATGTGGGTTTAGGAGAATTTTGACATCAGGAGGGAAAAATACTGTCTCAGAAGGTATGGAGATGATCAATAGGCTGATTAAGAAAGCAGGTAACCGTATTGTAATTATGCCTGGAGGTGGAATGAAACCTGATTTGGTTGCACCACTGTCGGCCTCTGGAAATCTTAAAGAAATTCATGCGAGTTGTAAGGTCTGGAGGAATTCCTTTAGCGAGTATTGGAATAAAGACTTAGTTTTAAGCAGTGTCCCAAAATACCAAGATAGGGTGTTGTCTGTAAGTAAGGAAGAGGTTGATAAATTCTTGAAAGTGATAAAATAG
- a CDS encoding isoaspartyl peptidase/L-asparaginase family protein, protein MSNRRKFLKNTLLSSALILPGTMSPSLSLRAKGKKEKHKPLILSTWNHGMAANDKAWEVLGETGSIVDAVEQGVMVTESDLTNLSVGLQGLPDREGIVTLDASIMKGDGSCGSVCFVRQVKHPISLARKVMEDTPHVMLAGEGARQYAMELGMPIEKEEMSPAAKKAYEKWKEKSEYKPIINIENHDTIGMIGMDKDGNLAGSCTTSGLAYKMHGRVGDSPIIGAGLYVDNEVGAATATGLGESIIKVCGSFLIVELMRQGRTPQEACEEAVKRLVRKNKGIEGIQAGFLAMNKDGEHGAYAVHPGFNYAMHHQGGKSLIDSKSKF, encoded by the coding sequence ATGTCAAATAGAAGAAAATTCCTCAAAAATACCTTATTGTCGTCAGCGCTGATTCTTCCTGGAACCATGAGCCCAAGCTTGTCTTTGAGAGCGAAAGGAAAAAAAGAGAAACACAAACCATTGATCCTTTCAACATGGAATCATGGAATGGCAGCCAATGATAAAGCATGGGAAGTTTTAGGAGAAACTGGTAGTATTGTGGATGCCGTGGAACAAGGAGTAATGGTGACCGAGTCGGACTTGACGAATTTATCTGTTGGGCTGCAGGGTTTACCTGATAGGGAAGGCATCGTTACATTAGATGCTTCGATCATGAAAGGAGACGGTTCATGTGGTTCAGTTTGTTTTGTGAGGCAGGTGAAACATCCGATTTCATTGGCCAGAAAGGTGATGGAAGATACACCGCATGTGATGTTAGCAGGTGAGGGAGCGCGTCAGTATGCCATGGAATTAGGTATGCCGATCGAAAAGGAAGAAATGAGTCCTGCTGCCAAAAAGGCATACGAAAAATGGAAGGAAAAATCTGAATATAAGCCTATAATCAATATTGAAAACCATGATACCATTGGAATGATTGGTATGGATAAAGATGGTAACTTGGCCGGATCATGCACGACCAGTGGCTTGGCTTATAAAATGCATGGAAGAGTAGGTGATAGTCCTATCATTGGTGCCGGATTGTATGTTGATAATGAAGTTGGTGCTGCGACCGCAACCGGTTTGGGAGAGTCGATCATTAAGGTTTGTGGTAGTTTCTTGATTGTGGAATTGATGCGTCAGGGGAGAACGCCTCAGGAAGCCTGTGAAGAAGCAGTTAAAAGGCTTGTAAGAAAGAACAAGGGCATAGAAGGAATACAGGCTGGTTTCTTGGCGATGAATAAAGATGGGGAGCATGGAGCTTACGCAGTTCATCCAGGATTTAATTATGCCATGCATCACCAAGGTGGGAAATCATTGATTGATTCAAAAAGTAAATTTTAA
- a CDS encoding tetratricopeptide repeat protein, with protein MNIPINQSMLKQIMKHSYKYLILCITVVFSACNTRSIFDTAGKPNISVDRDPLVLHKDSIQFTLKASIPGGLVSEKSNYTLLPEYEYGEGALPLEEIEITVEDLAGKGQAVEIIKKMSFPYMEGMDRGKLRVKGLMEEVESGKSYTTPYIELAEGIISTPKLSRVGQFAPGENIPEVGAYMSYEGEFGNMSSHETAFFFAKEGSNINPAINNDAFEAQVEELVSKGEEINEILISGMASPDESNYDVLAAKRAQTLETYIKEALEKAGYAFETSDITFKLIKKEPDWLMFRYLLRTFDKIDMNERDKYFDIIYADDSYASKVTAMKELPSYKQFSREKFSEMQMAQVAFATDKELRDDPEISALANRYINGTAEGDELTEAELARAAEFNPGLNEKQLLYEAMLAKRGSALALNNLGVVYLNQAHRMIKVSDKNRKVNEAMKLFRMANDLRESAYATHNMGQAYLMWEDYGAAYLEISKANALSREDSVFNSFNEGKRGAIDIIRGDYKLATIRLDKAPETATNLFNKGLAYYLAQEYAEAGVAFEESALQNMEFGYAFYGLAMVAAENSDEERLYENLKKAVQRSPYLKRRAATDMEFEDYFSKPEFREAIR; from the coding sequence ATGAATATTCCAATAAATCAGTCCATGCTGAAACAGATTATGAAACATTCTTATAAGTATTTAATACTTTGTATTACAGTGGTTTTCTCAGCCTGCAATACTCGTTCCATTTTTGATACGGCTGGTAAGCCAAATATTTCTGTGGATAGGGATCCTTTGGTTCTGCACAAGGATTCCATACAGTTTACCTTGAAAGCCAGCATCCCCGGGGGACTGGTTTCTGAGAAAAGTAATTACACGCTCTTGCCAGAATATGAATATGGAGAAGGTGCCTTGCCTTTAGAAGAAATAGAAATTACTGTGGAAGATTTGGCCGGAAAAGGACAAGCTGTGGAAATCATCAAGAAGATGTCATTTCCATATATGGAAGGTATGGATAGAGGAAAACTTAGAGTGAAAGGTTTGATGGAGGAGGTGGAGTCTGGTAAAAGCTATACTACTCCCTATATTGAATTGGCAGAAGGAATAATCAGTACGCCTAAGCTAAGCAGAGTGGGACAGTTTGCTCCGGGGGAAAATATTCCTGAAGTGGGTGCTTATATGAGTTATGAAGGAGAGTTTGGTAATATGTCCTCCCATGAAACGGCATTTTTCTTTGCTAAAGAAGGATCAAATATAAATCCTGCTATTAATAACGATGCTTTCGAAGCTCAGGTGGAGGAACTCGTTTCCAAGGGAGAGGAAATCAACGAAATTCTCATTAGTGGGATGGCTTCACCTGACGAATCCAATTATGATGTATTGGCAGCAAAACGTGCCCAAACGCTAGAGACTTATATAAAAGAAGCTTTGGAGAAAGCAGGCTATGCTTTTGAAACAAGTGACATAACGTTTAAATTGATCAAAAAGGAGCCTGACTGGTTAATGTTTAGGTACCTTTTAAGGACCTTTGACAAAATAGATATGAATGAAAGGGATAAATACTTTGATATTATTTATGCGGATGATTCATATGCTTCAAAGGTGACTGCTATGAAGGAATTGCCTTCTTACAAACAGTTTTCAAGAGAGAAGTTTTCAGAAATGCAAATGGCACAGGTTGCATTTGCAACGGATAAAGAACTTCGTGATGATCCAGAAATCTCAGCCTTAGCCAATAGATACATCAATGGAACGGCTGAAGGAGATGAGTTGACAGAGGCAGAACTGGCCCGGGCAGCTGAATTTAATCCAGGATTAAATGAAAAGCAATTATTGTATGAGGCAATGCTAGCGAAGAGAGGTTCTGCATTGGCATTGAATAATCTTGGAGTGGTTTACCTTAACCAAGCACACAGAATGATCAAAGTCAGTGATAAGAATAGGAAGGTGAATGAAGCCATGAAGTTATTTAGGATGGCCAATGACCTTAGGGAAAGCGCCTATGCTACTCATAATATGGGGCAGGCATATTTGATGTGGGAAGACTATGGCGCAGCCTATTTGGAAATATCCAAAGCCAATGCCCTTTCGAGAGAAGATTCAGTGTTCAATAGTTTCAATGAAGGTAAAAGAGGAGCTATAGACATTATCAGGGGAGATTATAAATTGGCCACTATCCGATTAGATAAAGCGCCTGAAACTGCTACTAACCTTTTCAATAAAGGCTTGGCCTATTATTTAGCCCAAGAATATGCTGAAGCAGGAGTAGCTTTTGAAGAAAGTGCCCTCCAAAACATGGAGTTTGGTTATGCATTTTATGGATTGGCCATGGTTGCCGCAGAGAACAGTGATGAGGAGCGACTTTATGAGAATTTAAAAAAGGCTGTTCAAAGAAGTCCTTATCTTAAAAGAAGGGCTGCTACAGACATGGAATTTGAGGACTATTTTTCAAAACCTGAGTTTAGGGAAGCGATAAGATGA
- a CDS encoding PspC domain-containing protein, which translates to MEKLKIFFEDRAFGVCSKLGERLNFPIDSIRLFFIYTSFITLGSPVIIYVAMAMMMKIRKYFRKSNNPILFD; encoded by the coding sequence ATGGAAAAACTGAAAATATTCTTCGAAGACAGGGCATTTGGCGTTTGTTCCAAATTAGGAGAAAGACTTAATTTCCCTATCGACAGCATTCGGTTGTTCTTCATTTACACCTCTTTTATCACCCTTGGCTCTCCGGTAATCATATATGTGGCCATGGCCATGATGATGAAAATCAGAAAGTATTTCAGAAAGAGTAATAACCCTATTCTGTTTGACTAA
- a CDS encoding glycosyltransferase family 2 protein: MKKAAIVILNYNGKEMLEKFLPVIIQNSSFEIIIADNASTDESVNFLESQFSQLRTIILSSNSGFSGGYNEALKQIQGEFAYYILLNSDVEVSPNWDIELVDWLEVHAGYVAVQPKILSQQAQECFDYAGAGGGYIDRLGFPFCRGRILNTIEKDQGQYDDTVQVDWVSGACFAIRAEIFHEMGGFEDIFFAHMEEIDLCWRMNLNGYKLGYLGAVGVYHVGGGTLSRNSPYKTYLNFRNNLLMLYKNLSTWGFIKVMLVRGMFDIVAALYLFLGGKTNHAKKVVSAYIDFYKMRNQIQKTLPLASKLPFQNAGKKVYSIIMTYYLKRKKIYSRI, encoded by the coding sequence ATGAAAAAGGCGGCCATTGTCATACTGAACTATAATGGGAAGGAAATGTTGGAAAAATTCCTTCCCGTTATTATTCAAAACAGCAGTTTTGAGATTATTATAGCTGATAATGCTAGCACTGATGAATCAGTAAATTTTTTGGAATCCCAATTTTCCCAATTGCGTACTATTATTCTTTCTTCTAACAGTGGTTTTAGCGGAGGGTATAATGAAGCCTTGAAGCAGATTCAAGGAGAGTTTGCTTATTATATTCTCTTGAATTCGGATGTTGAAGTTAGCCCAAATTGGGATATTGAATTAGTAGACTGGCTTGAAGTCCATGCTGGATATGTTGCAGTTCAACCCAAGATACTGTCTCAGCAGGCTCAAGAGTGTTTTGATTATGCTGGAGCCGGAGGTGGTTATATAGATCGGTTGGGTTTTCCGTTTTGCAGGGGTAGGATTTTGAATACTATTGAGAAGGACCAAGGACAATATGATGATACGGTTCAGGTTGATTGGGTTTCAGGTGCTTGTTTTGCGATTCGTGCAGAAATATTCCATGAAATGGGTGGTTTTGAGGATATATTTTTTGCGCATATGGAGGAAATAGACTTGTGTTGGAGGATGAACCTTAATGGATATAAACTAGGCTATCTAGGGGCAGTGGGGGTTTATCATGTAGGTGGCGGTACCTTGTCTAGAAACAGTCCTTATAAAACCTACCTGAATTTCAGAAACAATTTATTAATGCTATATAAAAACCTCAGTACTTGGGGATTTATTAAAGTGATGTTGGTGAGGGGCATGTTTGATATAGTAGCTGCCTTATATCTATTTTTAGGGGGAAAAACCAATCATGCCAAAAAGGTGGTTTCAGCCTATATTGACTTCTACAAAATGCGGAATCAAATCCAAAAAACACTTCCTTTGGCATCAAAATTGCCTTTCCAAAATGCTGGTAAAAAAGTCTATTCAATCATTATGACTTACTACCTGAAAAGGAAAAAAATATACTCTCGGATTTAG
- a CDS encoding YbaB/EbfC family nucleoid-associated protein, protein MFDFMNIMNKVKEAQAKIKEKQAELVHLTAEGEAGAGMVKVIVNGHRKVVDIIIDDSLFTPDDKDMLKDLIVAATNKAYESIEIQIKEEMKKATEGMMPNIPGMDFGNMV, encoded by the coding sequence ATGTTTGACTTTATGAATATCATGAATAAGGTGAAGGAAGCTCAGGCCAAGATTAAGGAAAAGCAGGCCGAGTTAGTTCATCTTACTGCCGAGGGAGAAGCAGGAGCAGGAATGGTTAAGGTAATAGTAAATGGCCACAGAAAAGTAGTGGACATAATCATTGATGATAGCCTTTTTACACCTGATGATAAGGATATGTTGAAGGATTTGATTGTTGCAGCCACTAATAAAGCCTATGAAAGTATTGAGATACAAATCAAAGAGGAAATGAAAAAGGCGACAGAAGGCATGATGCCAAATATTCCAGGAATGGATTTTGGCAATATGGTTTAA